ctctaatgcaagcagtatagagaagaataggcgatatctggtgatcaagggggggcttgcctggttgctctggcaagtaggaggggtcgtcaactccgtagtcgaactgggcagcagcagtgtcggtctcgtagtctaccggagggaagaggggggaagaaacagtaaatacaatgcaaacataagcatgacgatgcgtgacatgacaatgaacggtgctaggtgtgtcctaacgcgacagtaggtggtaccggcgaagggggggggacatccgggaggtatccccgatgtttcgcgttttcggacagacggaccggagggggaaagttgctagttcgataggttagggaggtgtggtggacgaacggactgcgtattcggattcgtctcgtcgttctgagcaacttccatatagaaaacattttcatccgagttacggtttaaaagatatgaattttcaaagattatttgaatttctggaattatttaattaacagaaaaagggatatgacgtcagcatgacgtatgagcgacgtcagcggtcaacagtccgggttgactggtcaaaactgacacgggggacccacctgtcatagaaagtgggttaacagaagattaaactaattaatttttagttaattaactactgggcccacctgtcagtgagtgattagattaattaattatttttatttataaaacattttccttttcttttctttttttttgcggcggggcccgcatgtcagtggctgggcctgcccagtcagcatgctgactgggtggacccagtcaacggggacccacgggcccactggcagtggcactgggggggacccaggccagccacgtcggcggccggcgccggagcaactccggcgaccaaaacagcggcggcccctcgccggagttggccggaatcgcgctacggggctcggggaggagcggggctaggcccattcgaaagggctcgcagcgccgcatccaggggtggccggggcttcgccggacttggccggaatcggcaccggcgagcggcggaggcggcggcgcgcacgggtgcccgacggaaacgaggctacggcgggctatcgagcaagcggaggggctggggggcatctacgcgaggtggggagtgcaacgggcttgagcccgtgaccataagatcaccggagacccgccggcggcgagctccgcggcgcggcgttcgggcgcgcgcggggaagaagctagggggcgcgcgagagagaaaggacaggggaggaggggggaagaggctcaccgcgcggcacacggaggccggtgagagcttaggagcagcaggtcggcgccggggaagaagggggtcgccggcgtccgaagttgaagacgagctcggggaggccgttgcagtggctccgagcttcaacggagaggcggaggtggtgtagtcgagggcggcgacggcgtatgacacggcgaggtggcgattgtggcacggtggccgtgcgaacgacgggaacggcggcgagcgcgtcgggcgtggggaagaagagagcggcgcggatctgggggggaagagggaggcgcaggggccgagaggtgagcggggtgagtgggagagaggcccgaggcggccgggggggggggggtggcgcccttatccttggttttacatttgcctacctaagcctttttcccttgggttttcgcgagcccgagggtcatcttctttaaccccccccccccccccccccgggctagtgctcctctgagtgctggtccaaactagagccctttgcagcgccacctcggggaaacttgaggcctggttttagttgtacggactgctcatccggtgtgccctgagaacgagatatgtgcagctcctatcgggacttgtcggcacattcgggcggctttgctggtcttgttttaccattgtcgaaatgtcttgtaaaccgggattccgagactgatcgggtcttcccgggagaaggaatatccttcgttgaccgtgagagcttataatgggctaagttgggacacccctgcagggattatctttcgaaagccgtgcccgcggttatgaggcagatgggaatttgttaatgtccggttgtagagaacttgacacttgacttaaattaaaatacatcaatcgtgtgtgtagccgtgatggtctcttttcggcggagtccgggaagtgaacacggtttgggttatgtatgaacgtaggcagtttcaggatcacttcttgatcacctctagcttcgcgaccattgcgttgcttctcttctcgctctcatttgcgtatgttagccaccatatgcttagtgcttgctgcagctccacctcattaccccatcttttcctataagcttaaatagtcttgatctcgcgggtgtgagattgctgagtcctcgcgACTCACAgaatctaccaaaatagttgcaggtgccgacgataccagtgcaggtgacgcaaccgagctcaagtgggagttcgacgaggaacttggtcgttactatgtttcgtttcctgatgattagtagtggagcccagttgggacgatcggggatctagcatttggggttatcttcttttcatttggatttgaccgtagtcggtctatgtgtgtattttggatgatgtatgaatttatttatgttttgtgtgaagtggcgattgtaagccaactttctttatcccattctcgttcattacatgggattgtgtgaaaatgacccttcttgcgacaaaacctaccatgcggttatgcctctaagtcgtgcacCGACACGTGGAAGATATAGCCGCGTCCTGAGCGTTACAGTACCTCGTCGCCATCCCTGATCCCCGAGTACCTCCTGGCCATCCCTGAGCTCCTGCTCCTGCCACTATCACTGAACTTCCCCGACACCATCGTGAGCTCCTGCTCCTGCCACTGTCCCTGAACTTCCCCGTCGCCATCCCCGCCAAGCTCCGCTTCCCTGCCTCCCCCAATCGTATTTTTGGCAGCAGTTTTACATAATCTGTTACAGCAGAACATTTTCTGGTGCCAGAAACCTTCTCTCCTTTTTTGATATTGCATCCTTTTGATGGGCACATTTGGAATCAGATGCATGATATACATTTTTTAACTGAATAAAGAAACAATATGCAGGGCAGAGTCATAACCAGAAACAAGTCGCAAACTAATTGCAGGTCACGCAGGCATGGATGTTCTGGAGGTACTGCAGTAGCAAACACAAACAAAGCACCTAGAGATCTAACCTACTCATGTCCATTAGACCATTACATATAAGGCGCAAGTACTTAGATATGCAACTTAACCTAGCCGTTAAGTTGCTCTCCTTGCGACTGTCTAGAGGACCAGCAAGCCACTCTGCAAAAACAACTCTTCCAAGAGTGCTTATATTATTTCGATAGCTCCAGGGGAGCCTAACTCTTGCATGCGTGGACACAGCCATATCAACCATTCAGTGTAGACTTGTAATGGTTGTCATCAATAGTTGGATAGAGGTTGCCAAGATCAATAAGATGTGCAACAGTCGACCTGTGAAAAAAAATCAGGATTATTAGAAAGTCAAATGTATTTCAAAGGGGCCGGGGTAAAGGGTGATACCTGGCAAGTGCATCTGATATGTTAAGACGGCTTGCAACCTGTGCGATACTAACTCCATGCTCCAGGTTTCTGCAGGAACACAATGCAGTCAGCGTTCTCCATTCTATAAATGAGAGAATACCTAACAATATTGAGGCACATATACAGCAGAAAAGCTTATACTATTTCCCATCAGCATGACCATGGAGGCCTGGAAGGGGAGGGCCAGAGGGGACACAGGTGGTACAAattacttcctccgttcctaaatataagtctgtttagagatttcaatatggactacatacggatgaatatagacgtattttagagtgtagattcgttcattttgcttcgtatgtagactatattagaatctctaaaaggacttatatttaggaacggatggtaTATGAAAAGGAACACACAAGCGCTAACATAACATGACACTGCAACACAGTTAACTTACACAAGCACTGGGTCATGAAAAACATTCATGACCATATCAGTTAACTCTTGCCCACCAGCATTCCCAGATGCAGATAGTGTTGGGGCCTGAGTAAGGAGGAGAAAAAAATGTTCGACAGCAATTCAGTGGATTCTAGTAAAATGATGATATACTTCCTCAAACTACCTGATTATTAGGGGGTGGAGCTTGGTTCCATGTTGATGCATTAGCAGTTACTTGGGGCTGCGTCGCAGATTTCTACCAACAATAAGAGATCCAAAGAAATGAAAGCATCTTCAGAAATCATAGATACTGTTAAGTTTGTACAAAATAAAATCCTACTAGAAAGAAAGGCTTGGATGACGGTACCTTAGCCTTGGCAAGATCCAAATGCACATAAATGCAGTACAGAAAGTGATGTGTTATATCATTGTAGTTGGTTACAAGCCTGAGAAGAATTCATATAAAATAGGATTAAAATGTAGCTGACCAATGTCAAATGGGTATAGAAAATATTCTCATAGGTTAGACAACATTCCACCACAGAAAATCTTAACTGCTTTTACACGCATCATACAGCAAAACACTTTCAGTCTTATATATCAACGCATTTGGATGAGAAACAGTCGACACTACAACAATATTAACAGCACCATATCAGTATGTTGGTCAGAACTCAGAAGTACGGTAATCACATACGTGTGCATGTGTACTACAACATTTAGATATTTATGATTCGTAACAGAGGAACTGTTGTCCCTAACACCAGCCATTTAAATTGTTCTACTACTTCTGCGCATGGAAAAGCTGCACAAATACAAATCACCTTTATAGTGACATGATTCAATAGAGAACAAATCTTTATACAGCAAACTTCACTAAAATACTAAGGCTCAGTTTGCAGCAGCTGAACTGCGCAACACTGAACTTCATACAGTTTGGCTATTTGTAAGGTGACCCGTAAAATATTATTTATAAGCTGATCAAATTGCACATCGTGAGACCTAGAGTCGCACAGAAGTTCTTGTGGAACTTCATGCGTAGAAGTGTGCAACTGGCATTGCATACTTCTAAAATGTGTCCATTGGATAAAGGATTAAGGGTTGTGGTTGTGACTTAGAAATATGAGTTTCTCAATCGACTTAGCAATACGAGTTTCTCAGTTAACTTACATTCACTATTTAATAATCTGCAGTGGAAAAATGTATCCATAAAGGCAGGGAAAGGGTGGTTACCCAACAATAAAAGAGGCAAAAACTGTTGGacaaacaacatttttataaTTCATCACAATGCCAACCACAGCCTAACTAACAAAATAAATTATTGAAAGCTCACATTCTAATATCATACAAGGAGGATCAGAGTGCTCACCGCACGGAATAAGCAACAATGTGACGCTTCCCTTGAAAACCTTTCAGACCACCATTGACAATAACATAGTCACCATCCCTTGTAAACAAAAGAAGACGAAGATGTAAAGTTTATTGCATGGGAAACCAATTTCCCATCATATGACAATTAGTTTTAGTCCTTACTTGACTAAACCCATTTCTGTATTGTCCGATGTCTCATTTGCcctggaaaaataaaataaaggaCAGCGTATATGGGTGACACTCCAGAATTTGGTCGACTGTAGACAAACCAAAGCAATACATAACATCTCACCAGCGATTCACTTCTATCCTGCCTGTACCATCATCAAGAATGAATCGTACATCTGTGATCCGCTCTGCCTTATTCATCATGCGTCCTACAAGCCTAACCTGCAATCCAGGGCAATAAAACAATTAGATAAACAAAGAGCTGATCTCTGTCGATCTCGATAGGAAGCAAAGTGTTCAAAGAAAAACCATTTCAAAACCACACTACACAGACAGCCAAAGGCCAGTTGCCATTGGGCCCTCTAAACTGCGTCCATTTCACAAAACCACAAGGTTCGGAATACCTTCACGTCAGTACATGACTGCACAATACTTGCACTTGCACTGCAGCCAGCCCCAACCTGATTAA
The sequence above is a segment of the Aegilops tauschii subsp. strangulata cultivar AL8/78 chromosome 6, Aet v6.0, whole genome shotgun sequence genome. Coding sequences within it:
- the LOC109781277 gene encoding replication protein A 32 kDa subunit B, translating into MYNGGDHYDGNGGGAANANSLFSGGGFMPSQTTNTPEGSGGGITKTRGAQTLLPLTVKQIMDASQTNDDKSSFVVNGTEVSTVRLVGRMMNKAERITDVRFILDDGTGRIEVNRWANETSDNTEMGLVKDGDYVIVNGGLKGFQGKRHIVAYSVRLVTNYNDITHHFLYCIYVHLDLAKAKKSATQPQVTANASTWNQAPPPNNQAPTLSASGNAGGQELTDMVMNVFHDPVLVNLEHGVSIAQVASRLNISDALARSTVAHLIDLGNLYPTIDDNHYKSTLNG